The genomic segment GTTTTATTTATCAACTCACGCGGCCGCACAGCCTGCTCGGCGGCATCCTCGGATGGGAACTCGAACGCATCGACGATGCCTCGCGCGACGGAGCTGCCACCCGGACCGGCGCGATCACCTGGGCCGGCCTCTTCGCGCAGCTCGAACGAAAAATGCCCACGCTGCCCGACGCCCGTCCGCGCGCCGGCACCGCCCAACTCATCGCCGCCGTCGAGGCCGTTCAGCGCGGGAAAATTTTGGCCGCAGTCGCCGCCGAGCGATTCGCGCCCGCCGAAGACGCTGCGACGTTCAATCTGGTCGCACGACTCGCCTATGCCTGGATCCGCGATCGCGCCACGCCTCCTCACTCGCCCGATCCCATTGCACGCTTCCATGCCATGGCGGCCGTCCTCGACGCCCAGCCGCCGGCCACGACCTCGACGCTTTACAACGACCCGCTGCACGACGCCTGGCGCGACGTGCTGCAAACCGCGATCCGACGGCAGGACGTCATCGCCTCCTGCGTGCGGAACTACCGCCACTTCGACATCCGCGAACACTACGCCGCCCTGCCGACGATTCACGCCACGCTCACCGCGCTGGCCCGCGATCTGCACTCCGCCGGCCACACCCCGCAAGCCGAAACCACCCGCCAATGGCTCGACCGCGCCTACATGGGCCTGATCGACAACGAACGCGACTACGCCACCCGCCTCCTCGCCGCCGAGCTGCTCGCCGATGTCCGCGCGGCCGACTTCTACACCGCCGCGCCGAACCACCACCGTCCGAGCAAGCTGCGCGAGGCGTTTCACGAGCAGGCAAAGGAGTGCAAGTCGGACCTCGTAGACTTATATAAAGCCCCCAGGGCTACGCCTTCGTCAGGTCACATGAGCGATAGTGCCCTCGCATATTGTATGGGCCTTGCTGCCGCAACGATTGGGGCTGTGGTAGCTCTCGTCTGCCAAGTGTTGGCATATTCGCTGCGTTTTGTTTCCCATCGGCTTGGCTCCGAGCGAAGTGTTAACTCTGCAACCATTATGCCAGAGAAAGCGCACTTGTGGATTTCAATGTTGGGTCCGATTTTGGTATTTGGCTTCTTTGGAAGAGCAACCCCCTTCTTGTTGGGTCAGTCCGGTTCGATTGAAGGATATGTCGTTCGCCTTGCCGTTATTGCAACCATCGCTGCAATAAGCATGAGCCTTGTATCCGCCAGAGTAACGAAATTAAACGCGCCGGCGGCAAACATGCTTGGCCTCGCGGCGATCGTTTGTCTGACATTGGTGCTTTTTCTCGAACCTGAAGGTGGTCTTTGGCCAGCCTTGCGAGTACTGGATATTGGCTTTGGCGCATTGCCAGTGATTGGTTCAGTGTTGCTCCTGGCGGTAATCACAACAACAGTTGCAATAGGCGATTCGCTTCGCAACGTTTTCTCTGTTTTTGTCCGCACGTGGATCATAGGTGGGATTTGTTGTTACGGGTCTTACCAATTGCTTTACAATCTGGATGAACAGTATCGAAACACGGTATCCGTCCATCGTTACGACGAAATTGCCGCGCGGCTTGGCTCCGATTGGAAATCGCTGCTGCCGCCAGCCGTGAACAGCACGTCGAGTGTTCCAGCACCTGCCTCGACGAGACCCTCCCCATGAACGCCCAACTCATCAGCATCGGCACCGAACTCACGATGGGCCAGACCATCGACACCAACGCCGCGTGGCTGGCGCAGCAGCTCGCCGCCGTCGGCATCGAGTGCGATCGTCACGTCACGGTCCCAGACGACCTCGCGCCGATCACGCGCGCCATCCGCGAAGCCGCCGGCGAGGCCGACCTGCTGCTCATCACCGGCGGACTCGGCCCCACCGTGGACGACCTCACGCGCCAGGCCCTCGCCGACGCCGCCGGCGTGCCGCTTGAGTTTCGCCCCGAATGCCTCGCCGCCATCGAGGCCTTCTTCGCCCACCGCAATCGCCCCATGCATCCGCAGAACCGCGTGCAGGCCATGATCCCCGCCGGCTTCAGCCCCATCGACAACACCTGCGGCACCGCCCCCGGCATGACCGGACGTCTAAAAAAGTCTATCGTCTTTGTCATGCCCGGCGTCCCGCGCGAGATGAAAACCATGTTCGCACGCGACGTCCTCCCCGCCATTCACGCCGCATCCCCCTCTCCCTCCCAGGGAGAGGGCCGGAGTGAGGGTCCAACGCCTGCGCGACATGCCACCGTCATCCTCCAGCGCGTCATACGCACCTTCGGCATGCCCGAGGCCGAGGTCGGCGAAAAAATCGCCGATCTCATGGCCCGCGGCCGAAACCCCACCGTCGGCACCAGCGCAGCCGACCTGATCATCTCCATCCGCATCAACGCCCGCGCCGAATCCGAACTTGCCGCCCGAGCGCTGATCGACCACGACGCCGATGAAATCCACCGACGACTCGGCATCGCCGTCTTCGGCGAGGGCGACGACACCATCTCCGACGCTGCCGCGCGGCTGCTCATCGCACAGAAGAAAACCATCGCCACGGCGGAATCCTGCACCGGAGGCCTCATCGCCAAGCGCCTCACCGACGTGCCCGGCAGCAGCGCCTACTTCATCCAATCGTTCGTCACGTATTCAAACGACGCCAAGCAGCGGCTGCTCGAGATCCCCGCCGAACTCCTCGCCGCGCACGGCGCGGTCAGCCCCGAGATCGCGCAGGCCATGGCCGCCAACTGCCGCCGACTGGCCGGCACCGATTTCGCCCTCTCTGCCACCGGCATCGCCGGCCCCACCGGCGGCACGACCGACAAACCCGTCGGGCTGGTGTACATTGCGCTTGCCCAATCTGGCTCATCAACGAGCCATGCGAACGCGACAAACTCTGAACTGCCAATGAGCCGCGGGACATCATCGAGCCGCGGGCTTCAGCCCGCGCGGCCGATCCAACACGAGCGAACGCCCGATTCCGATTGCAGCGTCTGCGTCAAGGAACTTCGTTTCGGCGAATCGCTCACCCGCGACGAAATCCGCGATCGCACCGC from the Planctomycetia bacterium genome contains:
- a CDS encoding competence/damage-inducible protein A — protein: MNAQLISIGTELTMGQTIDTNAAWLAQQLAAVGIECDRHVTVPDDLAPITRAIREAAGEADLLLITGGLGPTVDDLTRQALADAAGVPLEFRPECLAAIEAFFAHRNRPMHPQNRVQAMIPAGFSPIDNTCGTAPGMTGRLKKSIVFVMPGVPREMKTMFARDVLPAIHAASPSPSQGEGRSEGPTPARHATVILQRVIRTFGMPEAEVGEKIADLMARGRNPTVGTSAADLIISIRINARAESELAARALIDHDADEIHRRLGIAVFGEGDDTISDAAARLLIAQKKTIATAESCTGGLIAKRLTDVPGSSAYFIQSFVTYSNDAKQRLLEIPAELLAAHGAVSPEIAQAMAANCRRLAGTDFALSATGIAGPTGGTTDKPVGLVYIALAQSGSSTSHANATNSELPMSRGTSSSRGLQPARPIQHERTPDSDCSVCVKELRFGESLTRDEIRDRTAKAAINLLRLALLQAP